A genomic stretch from Primulina huaijiensis isolate GDHJ02 chromosome 14, ASM1229523v2, whole genome shotgun sequence includes:
- the LOC140956773 gene encoding small ribosomal subunit protein uS9-like: MAAPTESVQCFGRKKTAVAVTHCKRGRGLIKINGVPIELVQPEILRYKAFEPILLVGRQRFAGVDMRIRVKGGGHTSQIYAIRQSIAKALVAFYQKYVDEQSKKEIKDILVRYDRTLLVADPRRCEPKKFGGRGARSRFQKSYR; encoded by the coding sequence ATGGCGGCGCCAACTGAATCCGTCCAATGCTTCGGCCGTAAGAAAACGGCGGTAGCCGTCACCCACTGCAAGCGCGGTCGCGGCTTGATCAAGATCAACGGTGTACCGATCGAACTCGTGCAACCGGAAATCCTCCGATACAAGGCGTTCGAGCCTATCCTCCTCGTTGGACGCCAACGTTTTGCAGGAGTTGACATGCGCATCCGCGTCAAAGGAGGAGGTCACACCTCTCAGATTTACGCCATACGTCAGTCCATCGCGAAAGCACTCGTCGCATTTTACCAGAAGTACGTCGACGAGCAGTCGAAGAAGGAGATAAAGGATATTCTTGTGAGGTACGACAGGACTTTGCTCGTGGCTGATCCCAGGCGATGCGAGCCGAAGAAGTTCGGTGGGCGCGGTGCTCGTTCGAGGTTCCAGAAGTCATACCGTTGA
- the LOC140957191 gene encoding E3 ubiquitin-protein ligase MBR2-like encodes MQEERSTLNSFPETIDLNQGPFPSNTSIDYPPSWDNMVNPVENRLPNYMFASSDENIRCTNDTNNCGQRFSGWECGESSSSANNLQDQACNDDPKTRLRWSPSFPDYFAANARPEDNSFAQANICSASYVGNQVDGGSLNVQNYNSNRGSLNVSSNHQYVRESSRHFNLGSGPPHTQHPYSLTETQHIQNFNASSSHVGSSVGDSSIHLENNEMSGPSLSTWGTSCKRKAIEGTSGQSYHGGSSSSDQQMEDMMKHSVSGCYTAPGDLTITSGPLNLSQLNHPEQLNTSDGIGINRASPAFFPSSRIPTSEQCPATNFSVTLNLDRLESDPLETSRGTSARHSSVYSSEQLSRPISNTNSLELRSPFALLLNPTNTPNQSHSMHLNEAMGLPSHPWRESTLLDSGSSSSSLVSGERGSGANARSSYRTNSEIPMIAPTPETRSDVHDQIDWSFAPGASPSPRHHSSGSRTGLSSGGSASSGARLPHPNMASQNSQRLSEVAPWIPFLNIDSDSETQRSHSALFPLASLSSHDAASTSRAQHQPDQRSASFLTDMPGDDTSRRRALATVERRHRLIRQVLNAMRRGVHLQAEDYMVIDPFVNGFVELHDRYRDMRLDVDNMSYEELLALEDRIGNVSTGLDEEKISSSMKQKIYEAMSVSPNLEPCCICQEDYVAGDGMGMLDCGHEFHTICIKQWLLLKNLCPVCKTTGLGT; translated from the exons ATGCAAGAGGAAAGAAGCACCCTCAATTCCTTTCCGGAAACAATTGATTTGAATCAAGGACCTTTTCCCAGTAATACTTCCATAGATTATCCACCTTCTTGGGATAACATGGTAAATCCCGTTGAAAATCGATTACCAAATTATATGTTTGCATCCAGTGATGAAAACATTAGATGCACGAATGACACCAACAATTGTGGTCAGAGATTTAGTGGTTGGGAATGTGGTGAATCCAGCTCCAGTGCAAATAATCTGCAAGACCAAGCTTGTAATGATGATCCCAAAACAAGGCTTCGATGGTCACCCTCGTTTCCTGATTATTTTGCTGCTAATGCAAGACCCGAAGATAATTCTTTTGCACAAGCTAATATTTGTAGTGCCAGTTATGTTGGAAATCAAGTAGATGGTGGGTCCTTGAATGTGCAAAATTACAACTCAAATCGTGGTTCCCTGAACGTAAGTTCAAACCATCAATATGTGAGAGAGAGCAGTAGACATTTCAATTTAGGATCAGGCCCACCTCATACCCAACACCCATATAGCCTTACAGAGACTCagcatattcaaaattttaatgctTCTTCCAGTCATGTAGGATCTTCTGTAGGTGATTCAAGTATACACCTTGAAAATAATGAAATGTCAGGACCAAGTCTCAGTACTTGGGGGACATCTTGCAAGAGAAAAGCCATTGAAGGTACTTCTGGACAGTCTTACCATGGTGGAAGTTCAAGCTCCGACCAGCAAATGGAGGATATGATGAAGCATTCAGTTTCAGGATGCTACACAGCTCCGGGAGATTTAACTATAACATCTGGCCCACTGAACTTGTCTCAACTTAATCACCCCGAGCAGCTAAATACAAGTGATGGAATTGGTATTAATAGAGCATCCCCTGCATTTTTCCCTTCTTCAAGAATTCCGACAAGTGAACAATGCCCAGCTACAAATTTCTCTGTTACATTGAACCTTGATCGTCTTGAGTCAGATCCACTTGAAACATCTAGAGGCACTTCTGCGAGGCATTCTAGTGTGTATTCTTCCGAGCAGCTATCGCGGCCTATCTCGAACACTAATTCGTTGGAATTGAGGTCACCATTTGCACTACTGTTGAATCCGACCAACACCCCAAATCAGTCTCATTCAATGCACTTAAATGAGGCTATGGGACTGCCATCACATCCTTGGAGGGAATCTACTTTACTAGATTCTGGTTCATCCAGTTCTTCTCTTGTCTCTGGAGAAAGAGGATCCGGAGCTAATGCTAGAAGCTCTTATAGAACTAATTCCGAGATTCCGATGATCGCTCCTACCCCTGAGACAAGAAGTGATGTTCACGACCAAATCGATTGGAGTTTTGCTCCTGGAGCTTCACCATCACCTAGACATCATTCTTCTGGATCACGGACTGGTCTCAGTTCTGGTGGCTCGGCTTCTTCGGGAGCCCGGTTGCCTCATCCAAACATGGCTTCACAAAATAGTCAACGATTGTCGGAAGTTGCTCCATGGATTCCTTTTCTTAACATTGACTCTGATTCTGAAACTCAGAGAAGTCACTCTGCCCTTTTTCCATTGGCATCTTTATCTTCACACGATGCAGCATCGACCAGTCGGGCACAGCATCAACCCGATCAAAGGTCAGCATCATTCTTAACGGATATGCCAGGTGATGATACTAGTCGAAGGCGTGCTTTAGCCACCGTTGAGAGGAGACATAGATTG ATCCGTCAAGTCTTGAATGCCATGCGGAGGGGTGTCCATTTGCAAGCTGAG GATTACATGGTTATAGACCCTTTTGTTAATGGGTTTGTTGAGTTGCATGATCGATACAGAGATATGAGACTCGATGTTGACAATATGTCTTACGAG GAACTGTTGGCTTTGGAGGATAGAATTGGGAATGTCAGTACAGGTCTGGATGAAGAAAAGATATCGAGCTCCATGAAACAAAAAATCTATGAAGCTATGTCAGTTTCACCAAACTTGGAGCCATGCTGTATTTGCCAG GAGGATTACGTTGCCGGAGATGGTATGGGGATGTTGGATTGTGGGCACGAATTTCATACCATTTGCATCAAACAATGGCTACTACTGAAGAATCTTTGCCCCGTCTGTAAAACGACAGGGTTAGGAACTTAA
- the LOC140956772 gene encoding filament-like plant protein 7 — translation MDQKTWLWRKRSSEKTILANGEEVQSYPSDVEKSLIERLAFVLEESSAKDDIVQEQRKIAGDAVQDKLKAEEELMRLRQELDETKQEKVLADERLSQSNSALKVSMDQLSRIQEHHDKSTRDAVMKTTLEFKNSQKKLEEKLVETRKRLADSAVESSYLSKALSVKEKLIEDLNNYKCQTEAELKALLARLDSVEKENVFLRYEFRVLEKELEIRNEDLEYGRLSAEASQKQNLDNVKKMKKLEAECQRLRALTRKSLPSPDFLVNVKSGVEIVGRNQIDVRRKKGTTTCGLVPEDASKKVSFLLDQVKDLEKENKILKECVAKKDEEIIYLLKMKNSSEASSWDSSALECRRIGASSDMRLMDDFVEMEKLAIVSVDTPYTRSYSASEKSHSLSDSSKERDGNRLISTNMELVPMEQPKFPEDRSSRKPRDWLLDVTDVVLKESEFSKRSIDELLEDIRLVLNSAMRPETSQIRPISGYLTWKSSTSTSPGTTFEESSNEIYGSEMKKSTVRDEFKKHLGGDGPGTAFNLESVQNLMLEMEKIHSSFQTQITGLKNELNSIKSSEKDFEATKQKNEALLHKLQQSQQRVTNLQDEMELLKESKKLLDDQVQDLETRLSVTKAKLNEIVQKLSTAEVVLDNKTQCCEELEGMILELQLQLQLKSNTTYQHSVDKENPKELLHTGMEITRASEKLAECEETILKLGKHLKALGSAKEMAVVDKVLSITDRSINKFKLRPSLRDQMLLEDRAKLQPLESPETKEVISMTKSGVQSVLSDKAHTGSKHKTRSSNEGALVIFPSRRKGGRFGFLRKLMLRKKNSSHRNTTFYFG, via the exons ATGGACCAGAAAACTTGGTTATGGAGGAAAAGATCTTCAGAGAAGACAATACTTGCAAATGGGGAGGag GTGCAATCATATCCAAGTGATGTTgagaaatctttgattgaaAGATTGGCTTTTGTGCTAGAAGAATCTTCTGCTAAAGATGATATTGTGCAGGAGCAGAGAAAAATTGCAGGAGATGCTGTGCAAG ACAAGCTGAAAGCAGAGGAAGAATTGATGCGTCTAAGACAAGAACTAGATGAAACTAAGCAAGAAAAAGTGCTTGCAGATGAAAGATTATCCCAATCAAACTCTGCGTTGAAAGTTAGTATGGATCAACTGAGCCGAATTCAAGAACACCACGATAAAAGCACCCGGGATGCTGTCATGAAAACGACCCTCGAATTCAAGAACTCACAAAAAAAGCTCGAGGAGAAGTTGGTGGAAACGAGAAAAAGGCTTGCAGATTCGGCGGTCGAGAGTTCTTATCTTAGCAAGGCCTTATCAGTAAAAGAGAAGCTGATTGAAGATCTGAACAATTACAAGTGTCAAACAGAAGCAGAGTTAAAAGCTCTGTTGGCAAGATTGGACTCTGTTGAGAAAGAAAATGTGTTTCTGAGATACGAGTTTCGGGTTCTTGAGAAGGAACTCGAAATTCGAAATGAAGATTTGGAATATGGCCGACTTTCTGCTGAGGCTTCACAGAAGCAAAACTTGGATAAtgtgaagaaaatgaagaagtTGGAAGCTGAATGCCAGAGGTTACGTGCTTTGACACGTAAAAGTCTCCCGAGTCCAGATTTCTTGGTGAATGTAAAGAGTGGTGTTGAAATAGTGGGAAGAAATCAGATTGATGTAAGGAGGAAGAAAGGTACAACCACTTGTGGTTTGGTCCCTGAAGACGCAAGTAAAAAGGTCTCCTTTTTACTTGATCAAGTGAAAGATTTggagaaagaaaacaagattcTTAAAGAGTGTGTGGCTAAGAAAGATGAGGAAATCATATATCTGCTAAAAATGAAGAATTCAAGTGAGGCTAGTTCTTGGGATTCTTCTGCACTTGAATGCAGAAGGATTGGAGCTTCTTCTGATATGAGATTAATGGACGATTTTGTCGAGATGGAGAAACTAGCAATAGTTTCCGTTGACACCCCATATACCAGATCGTATTCTGCTTCTGAAAAGAGCCACTCGTTATCAGATTCCTCGAAGGAGAGAGATGGAAATCGTCTGATTTCCACGAACATGGAACTTGTTCCAATGGAACAACCCAAGTTTCCAGAAGATCGGTCTTCAAGAAAACCAAGGGATTGGCTTCTAGATGTGACTGATGTGGTTTTGAAGGAAAGTGAGTTTTCAAAAAGAAGCATCGACGAACTTCTTGAAGACATCAGGCTTGTTTTGAACAGTGCGATGCGTCCTGAGACATCTCAGATACGTCCCATCAGTGGTTACCTTACATGGAAATCTTCAACATCAACTTCCCCTGGCACGACTTTTGAAGAATCGAGCAACGAAATTTATGGATCTGAAATGAAAAAATCAACAGTTAGGGATGAATTCAAGAAGCACTTAGGTGGGGATGGGCCTGGAACTGCATTTAATCTTGAATCTGTGCAGAATCTCATGCTTGAAATGGAGAAGATTCATTCAAGTTTTCAAACACAAATTACAGGACTGAAGAATGAGTTAAACTCCATAAAATCTTCAGAGAAAGATTTCGAGGCCACCAAACAGAAGAACGAGGCATTGCTGCATAAACTTCAGCAATCACAGCAAAGAGTTACAAATCTGCAAGATGAGATGGAACTTTTGAAAGAATCGAAGAAACTCTTGGATGATCAAGTCCAGGATCTTGAAACCCGACTTTCGGTTACCAAAGCTAAGCTCAATGAAATTGTGCAGAAGCTATCTACTGCTGAAGTAGTGTTGGATAATAAAACCCAATGTTGTGAAGAATTGGAAGGCATGATCCTTGAACTTCAACTACAGCTACAACTTAAAAG CAATACCACCTACCAGCATTCAGTGGACAAAGAGAATCCAAAAGAGCTTCTCCACACA GGAATGGAGATAACAAGAGCATCAGAAAAGTTGGCAGAATGTGAAGAAACCATACTCAAGCTGGGAAAGCATCTTAAAGCACTAGGTTCAGCCAAAGAAATGGCAGTAGTAGACAAGGTTCTATCCATCACAGACAGGAGCATTAACAAGTTTAAGCTACGTCCATCTCTACGCGATCAGATGTTACTCGAAGATCGTGCCAAATTGCAGCCCTTAGAGTCCCCTGAGACCAAAGAAGTCATAAGCATGACTAAATCAGGTGTCCAATCTGTCCTTTCAGATAAAGCACATACGGGGTCTAAGCACAAAACTAGAAGTTCAAATGAAGGGGCATTGGTGATTTTTCCGAGCAGGAGGAAGGGAGGGCGATTTGGTTTTCTTAGAAAGCTTATGCTTAGAAAGAAGAATTCCAGCCACAGGAACACAACATTCTACTTTGGATAA